tgtgtttttcgagccagcgtcgcccagatctgttatatattcgccaatcacatcatcacatcagtacgactcgacggtactgccctcttaaacaaattcagcttcggccggctggctgccttcaatttgccttcaatttgccttcaatttgccttctgctattgccctccgctattagacggcaaaaatagctactaatacgcgcggagaatcccaggcaaaaatcgagttaatcccaccttgagcaactcgaacaatagcgcagctcggaacgggccaattcttagctctaggtaggattatccctcggcaggcctggttatcagggataaatagtaactagtcgatagttgaatttagtcgatagtgcccatcactaggaagagttagtgcggctatgtgctgccatcttacaacggcccgatcgttaatctgggcacgatatcccggattgtggcaacgacatcatgtgccaagattgtgtccagggaacactacgagccctcacgcgccagtgatgggattgttggcgcttttcacgcgcatgcgcgacgactctagcctcagtcaagtacgaagatcgggtaccttggtcGCCCTGCTAATTTCCCGCCATATAATCTCCCAGTACTTTCCCCCCCAGTAGTACCCCACTTTCGGACGTAGACGTAGACACggccctgacgaaactcgcgcatgcgcgcgaaaagcgccaacaatcccatcactgtcacgcgcatttgtggcttcGGCCCGCTTGGTTGTCTGGGTTATTTCATTTGTAACAAATTTCCTGTACACTTTTCAtcgaataatttattatatttatttattatactattTAGTTTACCAACAATATTCTGCTTAACCTATACGCAAGGTAAACAAAGGGATCTTTGACAGTTATGGCAAGGTATTCTAGTGAATCAGATTCAGATAATAACAGTAGATATCGAAAAAGACGTAGTCGAAGGTCTAGGTAAGTATAATATCAAAGAAACgggtacaaaaattaatttatagataACTCGTGAATGTTGACAGTTTATTCGTTTTTACAAAAATGATGCGAAGTGCCAAAGTGTTAAATTTGGGACCTTCGGACTATACTTTGTTTTTCAGATCATCTAGTTCCGATTCCAGTGATTCATCATCGCATAGAAGAAGATCATCTAAACATTCGAAAACAAAGCGTAGACATCGTTCCCATTCCAGAAGCAGAGGAAGAGCGCTCTCTGAGCGCAGTCAAAAGAGTTACAAAAGCTCCAGGAATAGTAATTCAAAAGGCAGAGAAAGGCATAGGTACCGTTCTAAATCACGATCATTAGATCGCTCAAAGAGAAAAGTAAGGTCCATATCAAGAGAGAAGTCGAGCAGTTGTTCGAGCAGTTCGCAGTCTAATGTGAAAACTACTGTTGCTGAGAAATCTAAGAATGTAGTAGTCATAAAAGGTATAAGCGATagattcaaaatattattttaatcattattattattacgtcATCTCCATTATGCGATACTTGTGCATATACAATTCATTGAAAGTGCTTTGTATTGTCATATGTTATCAGTATCAATCGTTATCTCATAtcaataaatgcaataaaatttgatttgcaGATGACTTTCCAATTGAACCACGTTTTAAAGAATGTGTATTAGATGAAATAAATGCGGATGGTTTTACACCCAAGCAATTTTCATCTTCTAAtacgaaagaaagaaagttCAAAAATATTGTGATAGACATTACGGCAGATACCATACAAGTTCCAGCAGTAGCTGATATTCCGTCTGGATCAGAAAGTATTTTTCATTCATCGGTaattaattttcttctatagttaaatttttttaattcaacatctataatattttgtatttaCATGTTCACTTTTTTTTTCTAGATAATGCTTGACCAAGAAGCAAGGTTTGACAAGTGGGTGAAGAAATTATATACGCTTAGACAGAAAGCCATAGCAGATTTAATACACTCAA
This genomic stretch from Lasioglossum baleicum chromosome 4, iyLasBale1, whole genome shotgun sequence harbors:
- the LOC143207770 gene encoding uncharacterized protein LOC143207770 → MARYSSESDSDNNSRYRKRRSRRSRSSSSDSSDSSSHRRRSSKHSKTKRRHRSHSRSRGRALSERSQKSYKSSRNSNSKGRERHRYRSKSRSLDRSKRKVRSISREKSSSCSSSSQSNVKTTVAEKSKNVVVIKDDFPIEPRFKECVLDEINADGFTPKQFSSSNTKERKFKNIVIDITADTIQVPAVADIPSGSESIFHSSIMLDQEARFDKWVKKLYTLRQKAIADLIHSNIT